GCGAGAATCCTCTACAACAGGGCGGTGGCAAAGGCGCTCTTTGGCCTCGAAATTGAGTACCACCCGCGGGGACTCGTGACAACTCCTGTTTCGCGCTACCTCTTCCTAAAGACGTTCCTGAGGGGTGGTGAGAGGGTTTTGGAGGTAGGAACCGGGCATACCGCCTTAATGGCACTGATTGCCGAGAGAATTTTCGGCTGTAATGTTACGGCAACGGAGCTCGATAAGGAGTTTTTTGAATACGCGAGGAGAAACATCGAGAGAAACAACTCTAAAGTGAGGCTAATCAGGAGCAACGGCGGGCTAATCCGCGGTGTGGTTCCTGAGGGAGAGCGCTTTGACGTGATCTTCTCGGCCCCACCTTACTATGAGGCCCCCACCAAGGGCGTTCTGACGGAGAGGGAAGGCGTTGGAGGTGGAAAACACGGTGAGGAGTTCTC
The Thermococcus sp. DNA segment above includes these coding regions:
- a CDS encoding RlmF-related methyltransferase; the protein is MVLWKDGKLGLPIGEAVKLFPELGEYLDEHGRLDFSNRRARILYNRAVAKALFGLEIEYHPRGLVTTPVSRYLFLKTFLRGGERVLEVGTGHTALMALIAERIFGCNVTATELDKEFFEYARRNIERNNSKVRLIRSNGGLIRGVVPEGERFDVIFSAPPYYEAPTKGVLTEREGVGGGKHGEEFS